In the Setaria italica strain Yugu1 chromosome VI, Setaria_italica_v2.0, whole genome shotgun sequence genome, one interval contains:
- the LOC101758007 gene encoding 5'-3' exoribonuclease 3 — MGVPAFYRWLAEKYPMVVVDVVEEEPVEIGGVRVPVDTSKPNPNGLEFDNLYLDMNGIIHPCFHPEDRPSPTTFAEVFQCMFDYIDRLFVMVRPRKLMYMAIDGVAPRAKMNQQRSRRFRAAKDASDAAAEEERLREEFEREGRRLPAKQQSQTCDSNVITPGTEFMAVLSVALQYYIHLRLNYDPGWKQIKVILSDANVPGEGEHKIMSYIRGQRNLPGFNPNTRHCLYGLDADLIMLALATHEVHFSILREVVYTPGQQDKCFLCGQVGHLAANCEGKGKRKAGEYDEKGDPIVPKKPYQFLNIWTLREYLEYEFRMPNPPFQIDFERIVDDFIFMCFFVGNDFLPHMPTLEIREGAINLLMAVYKKEFPSMGGYLTDSCTPDLDRVEHFIQAVGSYEDKIFQKRARLHQRQAERIKREKAQAKRGDDLDPHVREDLIVPVANFRGSRLASGAVPSPYEQNGAHSQARKAARVSSPGSSIAAAIVEAENDLGSQERENKEDLKSRLKDALREKSDVFNSENPEEDKVKLGEPGWRDRYYEEKFGARTSDQMEEIRRDVALKYAEGLCWVMHYYYEGVCSWQWFYPYHYAPFASDLKSLSQLNITFELGSPFKPFDQLMGVFPAASAHALPLQYRQLMTDPSSPIIDFYPTDFEVDMNGKRFSWQGIAKLPFIDEDRLLAEIKKVEHTLTPEEAMRNSTMCNMLFVNGSHPLSPYIYSLNSKFGNLPDKDRNEIKEKLDPSHSGGMNGYIALCSGDPSPPVFRSPVDGLEDIMDNQVICSIYKLPDPHKHIARPPAGVIIPKKSVEAGDLKPPPVLWHEDSGRRPHDNNNRRPYDNNNRRPYDNNNRRPSDNSSRQNPAGALSGHQLGEAAHRLVVNSLNVRGGGQHNAPSMPYQTIMNGTNYPNGRHHMGNQGVPPRMEQPAGQGWYVPGDNLTNGQAAYGHYQHERPGPSRYERDNHGRPHYSPYARDNHHDSRGRVPPPPGYHQNHGNSHSAASSAGPGRYGQPPPAYGGGYQPAPHGAQQWQQRPYGGGAPPTRPNSQQSQNRYGTLDKGSNKRSHGRH; from the exons atgggcgTGCCGGCGTTCTACCGGTGGCTGGCGGAGAAGTAcccgatggtggtggtggacgtggtggaggaggagcccgtCGAGATCGGGGGCGTCCGCGTCCCCGTCGACACCTCCAAGCCCAACCCCAACGGCCTCGAGTTCGACAACCTCTACCTCGACATGAACGGGATCATTCACCCCTGCTTCCACCCCGAGGACAGG CCCTCCCCGACAACATTTGCTGAGGTTTTCCAGTGCATGTTTGATTACATCGATAGACTCTTCGTCATGGTTCGCCCTAGGAAACTTATGTACATGGCCATTG ATGGTGTGGCTCCACGTGCTAAGATGAATCAGCAGCGTTCTAGGCGATTCAGAGCTGCAAAAGATGCATCTGACGCG GCTGCAGAGGAGGAACGGCTGCGCGAAGAGTTTGAGAGGGAAGGGAGAAGGCTTCCTGCGAAACAGCAATCACAAACTTGTGATTCCAATGTTATTACTCCAGGAACAGAGTTTATGGCTGTTCTTTCAGTTGCTTTGCAGTACTACATCCATCTCAGGTTGAATTACGATCCTGGATGGAAACAAATTAAA GTTATTCTATCAGATGCCAATGTTCCTGGTGAAGGAGAACATAAAATAATGTCATATATTCGTGGTCAACGGAATCTCCCTGGATTTAACCCAAACACACGCCATTGCTTGTATGGCCTG GATGCAGACCTCATAATGTTAGCTTTAGCAACCCATGAAGTACACTTCTCTATATTGAGAGAG GTAGTTTATACTCCTGGACAGCAGGACAAATGTTTCCTATGTGGTCAGGTGGGACATCTTGCTGCTAACTGTGAAGGAAAAGGCAAAAGAAAAGCTGGGGAATATGATGAGAAAGGTGATCCTATTGTTCCAAAGAAACCATACCAG TTCTTGAATATCTGGACCCTTCGGGAGTACTTAGAATACGAGTTCAGAATGCCAAATCCTCCTTTCCAGATAGATTTTGAACGCATTGTTGATGATTTCATCTTCATGTGCTTTTTTGTTGGCAATGATTTTCTTCCACATATGCCAACATTAGAGATCAGGGAG GGGGCTATAAATCTGTTAATGGCTGTGTACAAGAAGGAATTTCCTTCAATGGGTGGCTATTTAACGGATTCTTGCACG CCGGATTTGGATAGAGTGGAACACTTCATTCAAGCAGTTGGCTCTTACGAGGATAAAATATTTCAGAAAAGGGCTCGTTTGCATCAG CGTCAAGCGGAAAGAATAAAACGGGAAAAGGCCCAAGCAAAGCGTGGTGATGATCTTGATCCCCATGTCCGAGAGGATCTTATTGTTCCCGTTGCAAATTTCCGAGGATCTCGCCTTGCATCTGGGGCAGTACCATCACCGTATGAACAAAATGGAGCTCATAGCCAAGCTCGGAAAGCTGCACGGGTATCATCACCAGGTTCCAGCATTGCTGCTGCGATTGTTGAGGCTGAAAATGATCTTGGATCACAG GAGCGTGAAAACAAAGAAGACTTGAAGTCAAGGCTTAAGGATGCTCTTCGTGAGAAATCAGATGTCTTTAATTCTGAAAATCCAGAAGAGGACAAG GTAAAGCTTGGAGAACCGGGATGGAGGGATAGGTATTATGAAGAGAAGTTTGGAGCAAGAACATCTGACCAGATGGAAGAAATACGTAGGGATGTT GCTCTCAAATATGCTGAAGGTTTGTGTTGGGTAATGCATTACTACTATGAAGGGGTCTGCTCATGGCAATG GTTTTACCCTTATCATTATGCTCCTTTTGCTTCGGATTTAAAGAGTTTGAGTCAACTCAATATAACTTTCGAACTTGGGTCACCATTCAAGCCATTTGATCAACTTATGGGGGTTTTCCCTGCTGCAAG TGCTCATGCACTACCTCTTCAGTATCGGCAACTGATGACTGATCCAAGTTCACCAATAATTGATTTTTATCCCACTG ATTTTGAGGTAGATATGAATGGCAAGAGATTCTCTTGGCAG GGGATAGCAAAACTGCCCTTTATTGATGAGGATCGGTTGCTGGCTGAGATTAAAAAGGTCGAGCATACTTTGACG CCTGAAGAAGCAATGAGAAACAGTACCATGTGCAATATGCTTTTTGTGAATGGCTCCCATCCACTTTCGCCTTATATCTACTCTCTCAACAGCAAATTTGGGAATCTGCCAGACAAAGACCGCAATGAAATCAAAGAAAAGCTTGATCCTTCTCATAG TGGAGGAATGAACGGTTACATTGCACTTTGTTCTGGGGATCCATCCCCTCCTGTATTCAGATCACCTGTAGATGGGCTGGAGGATATTATGGACAATCAAGTGAT ATGCTCAATCTACAAACTTCCGGATCCTCACAAGCACATTGCCCGTCCACCTGCTGGTGTTATCATACCTAAGAAG AGTGTTGAAGCTGGTGATCTGAAACCACCACCAGTGCTGTGGCATGAAGACAGTGGTAGGAGGCCTCATGATAACAACAACCGAAGGCCTTATGATAACAACAACCGGAGACCTTATGATAACAACAATCGGAGGCCTTCTGATAACAGCAGCAG GCAAAACCCAGCAGGAGCTCTATCTGGCCACCAACTTGGGGAGGCTGCCCATCGACTGGTTGTAAACAGCTTGAATGTTCGAGGTGGTGGGCAACACAATGCCCCGTCTATGCCATATCAAACGATAATGAATGGTACAAACTATCCAAATGGAAGGCACCATATGGGTAATCAGGGAGTGCCACCAAGAATGGAACAGCCTGCTGGACAAGGCTGGTATGTTCCTGGTGATAACTTGACCAATGGTCAAGCAGCATATGGTCATTATCAGCATGAAAGGCCAGGGCCTTCTCGGTATGAACGAGATAACCATGGAAGGCCACACTACAGCCCATACGCGAGAGATAATCACCATGACTCTAGAGGAAGAGTTCCACCTCCACCTGGATACCATCAAAACCATGGCAACTCGCATTCtgctgcatcatcagcaggtccTGGGCGGTATGGACAGCCCCCGCCAGCATATGGTGGGGGTTACCAGCCTGCACCACATGGAGCACAACAGTGGCAGCAGCGACCTTATGGAGGTGGAGCACCTCCCACAAGACCTAACTCACAGCAATCACAGAACCGTTATGGCACCTTAGATAAAGGTTCTAACAAGAGGAGTCATGGTCGACACTAG
- the LOC101755190 gene encoding CRIB domain-containing protein RIC10 — protein sequence MGLLRTPSNFIEKHSTRVSTPPSSTFRTCSCSHLPMAYKMKGVFKGLKVISQIFVVKEHQMEIGHPTDVKHVAHIGWDSPTGSAASPSWMNGMKGSPDVSSLSSIGPSARTSWASQDFDEPRDISPFGIFPENASREATPYLDIPKPPRKSRRKKSKNDSPRASARSSRSSRSRSKSSFSSTADNIGANDRQPEIQTV from the exons ATGGGACTGTTGCGTACTCCAAGTAATTTCATTGAGAAACATTCAACGAGGGTATCAACACCACCATCTTCTACCTTCAG GACCTGTTCTTGTTCACATCTACCAATGGCGTACAAGATGAAAGGCGTATTCAAGGGCCTCAAGGTCATCTCTCAGATCTTCG TGGTCAAGGAGCATCAGATGGAGATCGGTCATCCGACTGATGTGAAGCATGTTGCGCACATCGGTTGGGACAGCCCAACAGGGAGTGCAGCCTCTCCTAGCTGG ATGAATGGCATGAAGGGGTCACCGGACGTCTCATCGCTGAGCAGTATTGGACCGTCGGCACGAACCTCCTGGGCTTCTCAAG ATTTTGACGAGCCTCGTGATATATCACCCTTTGGTATATTCCCAGAAAATGCCAGTCGAGAAGCAACCCCATACCTTGACATACCAAAGCCACCCAGGAAGTCAAGAAGGAAGAAATCCAAGAACGATTCGCCGAGGGCATCCGCAAGATCTTCAaggtcatcaagatcaaggtccAAAAGCTCATTTTCATCTACAGCTGACAATATTGGTGCCAATGATAGACAACCTGAAATCCAGACTGTATAG